The genomic segment GCGGACGCCGCCGGAGAAACCGGACTGGAAGGCGCCGCTCGCGGGGTCGTAGGAGCCGGTGGCGGAGTGAAAGCGGAACTGGCTTCCACCGACCGTGGCGGCTCCCCCGGTGAGGTTCCAACTGCCGTGGGCGATCGGGCCGGTGACATAACTCTGGAACGAGGACTTGATGCCCCAGTCGAGTCGGCCGCCCTGCACCGTGCGGCTCGCCGCTTGCGCGGCCGTGGCGGGGAGCAGGGCTCCCAGCAGTACGGCGAGAAGCGCGACGGCGAACGCGCGGGCCGGTCTGGACGGCAACATCAGTACCCCTCCAAGGTCTGGTGGACCAGGTAAGGCTAACCTAAGCTACGTTCAGCCGTGTCGGTACCCCTACCGTCACATCAACCCCAAAACGTCACCCTCCACCGCTGCGGGACGCGGTACGGGCCGGACGAGCAGAACGACAGGACGGTGTGCCCAGTGCGCTTCCAGGAGGACGTGGCCCGACCGGGCCTGAGCGCGCGAAGGACCGCGCGCGGGCCACGAGGCCGTGGACCGGTGAGCGCCCTGGTGGCCGTGGTCGCCCTCGCCCTCGCCCTGACCGGCTGCGGCGGCTCGGACTCCCCGAAGGCCCAGGTGGCGGGCGCCGCGTCCGCGACGGCCGACCGGATCGAACCCCTTCCCGTACCGGAACCGGAACTTCCGGTCACCGTCACATCGGCGGACGGCACCCGCACCACCATCACCTCGGCGGACCGTGTCGTCCCGCTCACCGGCAGCCTGAGTGAGATCGTCTTCACGCTCGGGCTCGGTGACCGGGTGGTGGCCCGCGACATCACCGCCACCTTCGAACAGGCCGCGAAGCTCCCGGTGGTGACGCGCGCCCACGACGTGTCGGCCGAGAGCGTGCTGTCGCTGAGGCCGACCGTCGTCCTGGCCGACACCACCACCGGCCCGGCCGAGGCCATCGACCAGATCCGTGACGCGGGCATCCCGCTCGTCGTCGTCGAACCCGCGAAGGAACTCGCCGACGTCGGCCGCCGCATCGACACCGTCGCCCAGGTGCTCGGCGTCAAGGCGGCGGGCACCACCCTGAAGACGCGCACCCAGGCGCGCGTCGACGCCGTGCGCAAGACCGTCCCGGCGCCGAAGGACGGCAGGAAGCCGCGGGTCGCCTTCCTCTATCTGCGCGGTTCCGCCTCCGTCTACCTGCTGGGCGGCCGGGAGTCCGGCGCGAGTTCGCTGCTCGAAGCGGCGGGCGCGGTGGACGCGGGCAAGGCGTCCGGGCTGAGGAAGGACTTCACCGCCATCACCAGCGAAGCCCTCGCCAAGGCGGCGCCGGACGCGATCCTGGTGATGAGCAAGGGACTCGACTCCGTCGGCGGCGTCGACGGACTGGTGAAGATCCCGGGCGTCGCCGAGACCCCGGCCGGCCTGGACCGCCGGATCGTCTCCATCGACGACGGGGTGCTGCTCAACTACGGGCCGCGCACCGACCGGGTGCTCACCGAACTCGTCGAGCAGCTCTACCCGAAGAGCGGGGCAGGCGCGTGACGACCTCGTACGACGAACGCACCCGCGCGACCCCCGGCGCCGGGACCCCGCCCCCCGCCGGGCCCACCGGGAAGAGACGCGGCACCGCCTTCGCCCTGACCGCCGGACTGCTCGCCGCCCTGATCGTGTGCTGTCTGCTCTCGGCCGGGCTCGGCGCGTACAACATCCCGCTCGGGGACGTCGTCTCCTCCTTCCAGCACCGGATGGGCCTCGGCGGCTCCGCCCTCGACCGGGTCGGCGAGAGCGTCCTGTGGAACGTCCGGCTGCCGCGCGTCGTCCTCGCCCTGCTCGTCGGGGCGTCCCTCGGCTGCGCGGGCGCGCTGATGCAGGGCGTCTTCGGCAACCCGCTCGCCGAACCCGGAGTCATCGGGATCTCGGCGGGGGCGGCGGTCGGCGCGGTCGCCTCGATCGCGCTGGGGCTGAGCTTCTTCGGCAACTGGACCATCACCGTCTGCGCGTTCGCCGCCGGACTCGCGACCGTACTGCTCGTGTACACGCTGTCGCGCTCCGGCGGGCGGACCGAGGTCGTGACGCTGATCCTCACCGGGATCGCGGTCAACGCCTTCGCGGGCGCCCTGATCGGGCTGTTCATCTTCTTCGCCGACAACGCGCAGATCACCCAGATCACCTTCTGGCAGCTCGGTTCGCTGGCCCAGGCGACCTGGCCCAAGGTCCTCGCCGTGCTGCCGTGCGCGGTACTCGGACTGCTCGTCGCCCCTTTCTACGCGCGGAAGCTGGACCTGCTCGCGCTCGGTGAGCGCCCCGCCCGCCACCTCGGGGTGGACGTCGAACGGCTGCGGATCGTGCTGGTGCTCGTCGTGGCACTGCTGACGGCCGCCGCCGTGGCCGTCGCCGGGATCATCTCGTTCGTCGGGCTGCTCGTGCCGCATCTGCTGCGGATGGCGAACGGCCCCGGGCACCGCTTCCTGGTGCCCGGCAGCGCGCTGGGCGGTGCGCTGGTGCTGGTCGCGGGCGACCTCGCGGCCAGGACCGTCGCCGACCCCGCCGAGCTGCCGCTCGGTGTGCTCACCGCGCTCTTCGGCAGCCCGTTCTTCTTCTGGCTGCTCCGCAGGACCCGTCGCAAGCAAGGTGGTTGGGCATGAGGACCGCGAACGCCCTGAGGAATCTGTTCCGGACCCACGGCAGGGAGCTGCCCTCCCCCGTCCCGCACGGCTCCGCCGTCGCCGAGGTGCGCGCCCTGCGGGTGGGGCTGGGGGGACGGCCGGTGCTCGACGGCATCGACCTGACGGCGTACGCGGGTGAGGTGCTGGCGCTCGTCGGCCCCAACGGCGCGGGGAAGTCCACCCTGTTGGCCGCACTGGCCGCCGATCTGTCCGCCGAGAGCGGCGAGGTCCGGATCGACGGGCGCCCGGCCACCGGCTGGACACCGCCCGAGCTGGCACTGCGCCGGTCCGTGCTGCCGCAGTCCGCCGCGCTCTCCTTCCCGTTCCCGGTGGAGGACGTCGTACGGATGGGCAGGGCGCCCTGGTCCGGCACGGACCGCGAGGACGAGGACGATCCGGCGGTCGCCGAGGCGATGGCGGCCACCGAGGTCACCGAGTTCGCCGCCCGCCCGTTCTCCGCGCTGTCCGGCGGCGAACGCGCCCGGGTCGCGCTGGCCCGGGTGCTCGCCCAGCGCGCCCCGCTGCTGCTGCTCGACGAGCCGACCGCCGCGCTCGATCTGCGCCACCAGGAGCTGGTGCTGCGGATCTGCCGGGAGCGGGCCGCCGCCGGGGACGCGGTCGTCGTCGTGCTCCACGACCTCGGACTCGCCGCGGCGTACTCCGACCGGGCCGCCGTGCTGCACCACGGGCGGATCGCGGTGGTGGGGCCGCCCGCCGAGGTGTTCACCGGGGAACTGCTCGGAGAGGTCTACCGGCAGCCCGTCGAGGTGTTCCCGCATCCGCGGACCGGGGCGCCCCTCGTCGTCCCGAAACGGGCCGCTTGACCGCCACTTGACCCTTCGGTGGGTCGTCCATGGGTCGGATGTGATCGGCCCGTACCCCTGCTTCGCAGGTGAGAGCTGAATCACTGCCAAGTGGGGTACCGAGGAGGTAAGCCTCGGCTAAGTTAGGTCCGCCTCACCCGGCTTTGTCCGGCCTTCTCCGCCCCACCGTTCACTCCTCGCCCCGCCCCCTCCGTTCACTCTTTCGTCCCGTGTGGAGTCCGTATGCGACCGGTCCGTTCCTCCGTCGTCACCGCCGTCGCGGCCGTGGCCGCCCTGACCGCCGTCACGGGCTGCGCCGAGAAGAGCGACGGCAAGGGCGACGGCGCGGTCCAGGTCGTCGCCAAGGACGACTCCTGCGAGGTGTCGAAGACGAAGCTGCCCGCCGGCCATGTCGAACTCGCCGTGGAGAACAAGGGATCGAAGGTCACCGAGGTCTACGTCCTCTTCCCGGACGACCGCATCGTGACCGAGCGCGAGAACATCGGCCCCGGCACCAAGGCGAACATCACGGCCGAGATGAAGGCCGGTTCGTACGAGGTCGCCTGCAAGCCCGGCATGAAGGGCAAGGGCATCCGCCGGAAGATCGAGGTGACCGGCGGCGCGGCGGCCAAGCGCAGCCCGGAGATGGACAGGGCCGTCGCCGGTTACCGCACCTATGTGCAGGCCCAGGCGGACGAGACGCTGCCGAAGGTCAAGGTCTTCACGGAAGCCGTCGCCGCGGGTGACATCGAGGCCGCGAAGAAGGCGTACGCCGAGTCCCGGATCGGCTGGGAGCGCACCGAGCCGGTCGCCGAGTCCTTCGGTGACATCGATCCGAAGGTCGACGTCCGCGAGGACGGCCTGGAGGCCGGGCAGAAGTGGACGGGCTGGCACCGCCTGGAGAAGGCGCTGTGGCAGGACAAGAAGCTGGGCGCCGAGGAGAAGGCCCTCGCCCCGGTCCTGTACAAGGACCTCGCCGACTGGCAGAACCGGGTCGGCCGGGCCGACATCACCCCGACCTCGATGGCCAACGGCGCCAAGGAGCTGCTGGACGAGGTCGCCACCGGCAAGGTCACCGGCGAGGAGGAGCGGTACAGCCACACCGACCTGGTCGACTTCAAGGCCAACGTCGAGGGCGCTGAGCAGTCGTACCAGCTGCTGAAGCCGATCGCCTCGAAGAACGACGCCGCGCTGACCGCCTCCCTGGACAAGCGGTTCGCGGCGCTGAACACGCTGCTCGACAAGTACCGCGCGGACCGGAACGCGTACGACTTCACCTCGTACGAGAAGGTCGGCAAGGCGGACCGCAAGGAGCTGTCGGACGCGGTGAACGCGCTCGCCGAGCCGCTGTCCAAGCTGGCCGCGGCGGTCACCAAGTAACGCGTCACGGAGCGAGAACGACGAGCGAGGAGGCACCGCGCATGGCCGAGTCCGTGGACCCGGGAGACGTCGTCGCCGAGGGTGCCGGACCGCCGTCCCGCCGCAGGCTGCTCGGCTGGGGCGGCGCGGGTCTCGCGCTGGGCGCGGTGGCCGCGGGCGGTACGGTCGCCGCGGTACGCCCCGGCGGAGGGTCCGAACCGGCCGCGGACAGTGGCGCGGCGGTGCCGTTCCACGGGGAGCACCAGGCGGGTATCGCCACCGCCGTGCAGGACAGGCTGCACTTCGCCGCGTTCGACGTGACGACGCGGGACCGGGCCGAGCTGGTCGCCCTGCTCAAGGAGTGGACGCGGGCCGCCGAGCGCATGACGGCCGGGCACGCCGTCGGCGAGGGGGCGTACGGCGGTCTCGCCGAGGCGCCGCCGGACGACACGGGTGAGGCGCTGGGGCTGAAGCCGTCCCGGCTGACCCTGACCGTCGGGTTCGGGCCCTCGCTGTTCACCAAGGGCCGGTTCGGTCTGGAGGACCGCCGCCCCGATGCGCTGACCGATCTGCCGAAGTTCCCCGGGGACAATCTGGAAGCGGCCCGCAGCGGCGGCGATCTGTGTGTGCAGGCGTGCGCGGACGATCCGCAGGTGGCGGTGCACGCCATCCGCAACCTCGCCAGGATCGGCATGGGGCGTACCGCGATCCGCTGGTCGCAACTGGGCTTCGGCAAGACGTCGTCGACGACGCCTGGCGCCCAGACCCCGCGCAACATGATGGGTTTCAAGGACGGCACCCGGAACATCTCCGGTGACGACACCGCCGCCCTGGACCGCCACGTCTGGGTCGGCGCGAAGGACGACGCCGGCTGGATGACCGGGGGTTCGTATCTGGTGGCCCGGCGCATCCGGATGCACATCGAGACCTGGGACCGGGCCCCGCTCCAGGAGCAGGAGGACATCTTCGGCCGGGACAAGGGCGAGGGGGCGCCGGTCGGCAGGGCGAAGGAGCGCGACGAGCCGTTCCTCAAGGCGATGCTGCCGACCGCCCACGTGCGCCTCGCGCACCCGGACAGCAACGGCGGCGCGACGATCCTGCGGCGCGGCTACTCCTTCACGGACGGCACGGACGGCCTCGGCCGGCTCGACGCCGGGCTGTTCTTCATCGCCTATCAGCGTGATGTGCGCAAGGGCTTCATTCCGGTACAGCGCGGCCTCGCGGCACACGACGCGTTGAACGAGTACATCCAGCACGTGGGTTCGGCCGTCTTCGCCGTCCCGCCGGGCGTCCGTGACAAGGACGACTGGTGGGGCCGGACGCTGTTCTCGTAGCGGGACTCGTGGCAGAAAGGGAACCGAAACGTGTTCAGCAACTTCTTGATCGGCCTGCGTGAGGGCCTTGAGGCCAGCCTGGTCGTCTGCATCCTCGTCGCGTACCTGGTGAAGACCGGCAACCGGAGCAAGCTGCCGCCGATCTGGTTCGGTGTCGGTATCGCGATCGTGGTGAGTCTGGCGTTCGGCGCCGGGCTCGAATTCGGTTCGCAGGAGATGACGTTCAAGGCACAGGAGGCGCTGGGCGGTTCGCTGTCGATCGTCGCGGTCGGCCTGGTGACGTGGATGGTGTTCTGGATGCGGCGCACCGCGCGGCACCTGAAGACCGAGCTGCACGGCAAGCTCGACGCGGCGCTGGCGATGGGCACGGGCGCGCTGGTCGCGACGGCCTTCCTGGCGGTCGGCCGGGAGGGCCTGGAGACGTCGTTGTTCGTGTGGCGCGCGGTGCACGCGGCGGACGACGGCTGGCATCCGATGGTGGGCGCGCTGCTCGGCATCCTGGCGGCCGTGGTGCTGGGCTGGCTGTTCTACCGGGGCGCGCTGCGGATCAACCTGGCGAAGTTCTTCACCTGGACCGGCGGAATGCTGGTGGTCGTGGCGGCGGGGGTGCTGGCGTACGGGGTCCACGACCTCCAGGAGGCCGAGTTCCTGGGCGGTCTGCGGAACACGGCGTTCGACATCAGCTCGACGATCCCGCCGGACAGCTGGTACGGGACGCTGCTGAAGGGCACCTTCAACTTCCAGCCGGACCCGACCGTTCTCCAGGTCACGGTGTGGGTGCTGTACCTGGTCCCCACCCTCGCGCTGTTCCTCGCCCCGGTAGGGTTCGGACGGTCAGTGGGTGCGACGGACCAGAAGGCGCAGAAGGCAACTGATGAGAAGGCTGAGGCCGGTTCGGCGGACGGCGCTGCTCGCGGCGGCGACGGTGCTGGGCGTGACGGCGAGCGGGTGCGCGACGATTCACGGCGAGCGGGCAGTCGTGCCGGCGGCGACGAGGGCTGAGGCCGCACGGGCCCTGGAGACCTTCACCTCCGCGTACAACAAGGCGGACAGGGCCTACGACCCGGCGCTGGACGCGGGCGTGGTGACGGGTCCGCTCGGCGCGATCAACCAGGCCGGTCTGAGGTCACGGCAGAAGAGTTCGCCCGGCGGCAACAAGAACCACCGCCCGCTGGAACTGACCGACGCCACGTACATCATCCCCAAGAAGGCGGGCTGGCCCCGCTGGTTCGTCGCGAACACCGACGCCAACCGTGACCAGGGCGACGGGAAGCCGGCGACCCGCTGGCTCGTCACGTTCGTGCGGTCGGGTCCGGACGCCGTGTGGCGGGCCGCCTATCTGACCGTCCTGCCGCCTTCCGACATACCGGAGTTCGACCTCGACGACGACGGATGGGCGAAGCCGGTCGCCGTGGACGACACGGAACTGGCCGTCGCGCCGGGCGACTTGAGCAAGCAGTACACGCGGTATCTGCAGACCGGGGCGCCGGACGTCTTCGCGCCCGGTCCTTCGACCTCCCAGTGGCGGGATGTACGGCGCGACACCCGCAGGGCGGGCTTCTCGTACCAGTACCTCGACCAGGCCCTGGACACCGGGGCGTTCGCCCCACTCGGGCTGGCCGCCAAGGACGGCGGGGCGCTGGTCTTCTTCAGCAGCAAGCACTTCGAGCGGCAGACCGCGGCGAAGGGACTGCGTCCGCCGGTCAACGACGACGTGGCCGCGTTGCTGACCGGTGAGGTCGGCAGCAGCCTCACGAAGGAGCGGATCTCCAGTCAGACGGTGTACGTGCCCGTCCGGGGCGCGGCGGGGGGCGCGAAGGTGGGCGTGCTGAACCGGCTGTCGGGGCTGACGGCGGCGAAGGGCTCGTGAGCGTCGGCGGCGTGGTCGCGCGACGGCCTGCCGGGTCTCGGCTCGGCTGCGGGTGCCGGTTCGTCTGCCGGTTCGTCTGCCGGTGCCGGTGTGTGGGCGCGCTGAGGCGCGGCGGCGCCCGGGGCGCGCACTGACGCACAGCGCACAAGGCTCATGCGGGGCACAGGCTCCTGCGGGGCACGGGGCTCACGCGGGGCGGCTGACGCACGTCGCACGCGCGGCACAGGGCTTGTGGCTTACGCGGGGCGCACAAGGCTCACGCGGGGCACGGGGCGGCTGACGCACGTCACACCAGGCTTACGCGCGGCACAAGGCTTACGCGGGCACGGGGCGGCCCGGTGCGGCGGGCCGGTCCCGGGCCGGGCGGCGTTCCGCTCCGGGTCAGCGGCTGAGCGGCCAGGCCACCGCGTCGTGGTCGAGGTCGCTCTGGTCGGCGGTGTCCGCGTACTGCGCGCAGGCGTCGGTCAGCGTCTCCAGCAGCGTCAGCGGATCGGGCAGGGGGTTCTCGGGTCCGCGAATCCAGTGCACGTCCAGCTCACCGGGGAGCCGGGCGGGCGGCAGGAGCACATAGCTGCCCCGGCAGTGCCAGCGCAGTCCCGGGTGCTCGTCCATGGTCTCGGGGTGGCAGTCGAGTTCGCACGGCCACCACTCGTCCTCGTCCTCCGGGGTGCCCCGGGTGGCGGCGAAGAAGAGCATCCGGTCCTCGCCGGACTGGGCGACGGGACCGACCTCGATCCCCGCCGCGAGCAGCCGCTCCAGTGCCTGGCGCCCCGCCGTCAGCGGCACGTCGAGGACATCGTGGATCAGGCCGGTCGCGGTGATGAAGTTGGCCAGTGGCTGGCCCGCCGCCCAGCGTTCGATCTGGGCCCGGTCGGTCGTGGACTGCGTCTGCCAGGCGAAGGAGATGGGGTGCCTGGCGGGGGTGGGACAGCCGACGCGTTCGCACGAACATCGGTAGCCGGACGGGTGGGCGGCGGGTGCGATCGGCATCCCGGCCTCGGCGACCGCGAGGAGCAGCGCCTCCCGGGCGGCCGACTCGTCGGCCTCGCTCCGCCGCTCCTTGGGCCGCCGGCGAAGCCATTGGGAAATCCTGCTCTCTGTGCCGCGATAACGGCCGGAATCGGCGCCCATCAATCCCCTCACTTCAGCGTTGCCCCCGTCCATGGTCCCACCATCCTGCGCCTCGGGTGGCCGGAGTCTCCAAGCGGGGTGCGTGGGCCGTCGCGCCGAGGTGGGTGCTATCACCCCCAATAGCATGGAATGCCGGTCATCGGGTCCAACCGACGCGGGGTGTCGACGCAGGTGGGAAGGACGCCGGGGCCGTCACGCCCGGGTGGCCGGAACCGATCGTCACATGCGGGAACCACCCGATCGGTGCACAGCGCGCGTCGACGGTGTGACACCGCGACGTTCCGCCGTGCCACGGGAAAGGCCCGCCTCCCGTGGCTCCTCAGACGGGGTCCCCGGCCTCGCCCGCCTCCCCGTCCTCGGTGCGCGGCGGCCAGCCGTCACCCCAGGCGATGTCCCTGGCCTCGCGGTACAGGGCACCGTGCCGCTTGGTGACCGTGTCGCGGCGCAGCGCCTCGTCCCTGGTGCACAGGTCGAGCAGCACCTGGCCCTTGCGGATCTGCGGCTTGCGGGTGACCCGGGCGCGTACCGGCTCGGGGTCGAACCGGGTCGCCACGACATAGCTGAACTTCTCGTCCTCGTACGACAGCGAGCCGCCCTTCACCTGCCGGTGCAGCGAGGAGCGGCTGACCCGGGCCGAGAAGTGGCACCAGTCCGTGCCCGGTTCGATGGGGCAGGCCGCGTCGTGCGGGCAGGGGGCGGCGACGCGCAGGCCCGCCGCGATCAGCAGGTCGCGGGCCTCGATGATCCGGGCGTAGCCGTCGGGCGTGCCCGGTTCGACGATCACCACGGCGCGGGCGGCACGGGCGGCGGCGGTGACGAGGGAGGTGCGGGCGGCGGGGGTCAGTTCCTTGAGCACGTACGAGACGGTCACCAGGTCCGTGGGGGCGAGTTCCGGACCGGCGCCGATCCGGGCCCGCTGCCAGCGCGCGGCCTCCAGGGCCGGGACGCCGGAGGTCCCGGCGAGTTCCCTGCCGAGGGCGAGGGCGGGTTCCGACCAGTCCAGGACGGTCGTCGCGGGACCTTCCCAGGCACCCGCGACGGCCCAGGTCGCCGCGCCCGTGCCGCCGCCGATGTCGGTGTGGTCGGCGGGGACCCAGCCGGGGGCGGCCTCGCGGAGCGCGTCGAGTGCGGCCCGTACCGCTTCGAAGGTCGCCGGCATCCGGTACGCGGCGTACGCGACGACGTCCGAGCGGTCCCGCAGCACCGGGGCGTCGGTGGGCGTGGTGCCCCGGTAGCTGGCGATCAGCCGGTCGACGGCCTGGGCGGCCTGGCTGGGCGGCAGCCCGTCGAGCAGCCCGGCGAGGGCCGAGCGCAGCGCGTCCGCGGTGGAGAGGGTGACGTTCACCGCCGAATTGTAGGCGGAACGGGGCGGCGGCCGGGTCCGGCGGGGACCCGCCCGGCCCGGCCCGCGCCGGGCGGCCCCGCGATTCCGGTCAGCGGGCGGCCGTGGCCCCGGGCGACGGTCAGCGGGCGAGCGCGGTCCCGGGCGACGCTCAGCGGGCGGCCGTGGTCCGGGACGTCTGGTGCTGCCACGGCCGGCACAGGCCCACGAAGCTGGCGACCGCGCCGAGCGCGCACACCAGTTGCACCACGGCCATCGGAACGGCCGTGTGCTCCCCGGCGATACCGACGAGCGGCGAGGCGACGGCGCCGATCAGGAACGACGACGTGCCGATCAGCGCGGAGGCGGAACCCGCCGCGTGCTTGGTGCGCATCAGTGCCTGCGCGTTGGTGTTGGGAGCCGCCAGCCCCATCGCGGACATCAGCACGAACAGCCCGATCGAGATCGGCACCAGTCCCATCTCACCGAAGACCCCGGCCGTCATCAGCAGCAGCGCGCCGGCCGCGAGCACGATGGCGGCGAGCCCGACGGCGAGCACCTTGTCCAGGTCGAACCGGCCGACGAGGAACTTGCCGTTGATCTGGCCGACGATGATCAGACCGATCGAGTTGACGCCGAAGAGGATGCTGAAGGTCTGCGGGGACGCCCCGTAGATCTCCTGGACGACGAACGGCGACGCGGAGATGTACGCGAACAGCACCGCGAAGGCGAGGCCGCCCGCGACCGTGTATCCGGTGAAGACCCGGTCGGCGAGCAGTCCGCGCATGGTCCGCAGGGCGTCCCCGACTCCGCCGCTGTGCCGCTGCTCGGGCGGCAGGGTCTCGTGCAGCCACTTCCACACGACGAGGGTGAGGAGCACACCGACGACGGTGAGGACGACGAAGATGCCCCGCCAGTCGGTGATCCGCAGGACCTGTCCGCCGATCAGCGGGGCGACGACCGGCGCGACGCCGGAGATCAGCATCAGCGTCGAGAAGAACCTCGCCATCTCGACACCGTCGTACAGATCACGCACGACGGCGCGGGCGATCACGATGCCCGCGGCGCCGGCCAGGCCCTGGAGGAGCCGGAAGCCGATGAGCAGTTCGGCGGAGGGGGCGAAGGCGCAGATCGCGGTGGCGACGATGTAGACCAGCATGCCCAGGAGCAGCGGACGGCGTCGCCCCCACCGGTCGCTCATGGGTCCGACGACGAGCTGGCCGAGCGCCATCCCGGCGAGGCACGCGGTGAGGGTGAGCTGGACGGTGGCGGCCGGGGCGTGCAGTACGTCGGTGACCTCCGGCAGCGCGGGGAGGTACATGTCCAT from the Streptomyces sp. AM 4-1-1 genome contains:
- a CDS encoding ABC transporter substrate-binding protein; its protein translation is MSARRTARGPRGRGPVSALVAVVALALALTGCGGSDSPKAQVAGAASATADRIEPLPVPEPELPVTVTSADGTRTTITSADRVVPLTGSLSEIVFTLGLGDRVVARDITATFEQAAKLPVVTRAHDVSAESVLSLRPTVVLADTTTGPAEAIDQIRDAGIPLVVVEPAKELADVGRRIDTVAQVLGVKAAGTTLKTRTQARVDAVRKTVPAPKDGRKPRVAFLYLRGSASVYLLGGRESGASSLLEAAGAVDAGKASGLRKDFTAITSEALAKAAPDAILVMSKGLDSVGGVDGLVKIPGVAETPAGLDRRIVSIDDGVLLNYGPRTDRVLTELVEQLYPKSGAGA
- a CDS encoding iron ABC transporter permease, translated to MTTSYDERTRATPGAGTPPPAGPTGKRRGTAFALTAGLLAALIVCCLLSAGLGAYNIPLGDVVSSFQHRMGLGGSALDRVGESVLWNVRLPRVVLALLVGASLGCAGALMQGVFGNPLAEPGVIGISAGAAVGAVASIALGLSFFGNWTITVCAFAAGLATVLLVYTLSRSGGRTEVVTLILTGIAVNAFAGALIGLFIFFADNAQITQITFWQLGSLAQATWPKVLAVLPCAVLGLLVAPFYARKLDLLALGERPARHLGVDVERLRIVLVLVVALLTAAAVAVAGIISFVGLLVPHLLRMANGPGHRFLVPGSALGGALVLVAGDLAARTVADPAELPLGVLTALFGSPFFFWLLRRTRRKQGGWA
- a CDS encoding heme ABC transporter ATP-binding protein: MRTANALRNLFRTHGRELPSPVPHGSAVAEVRALRVGLGGRPVLDGIDLTAYAGEVLALVGPNGAGKSTLLAALAADLSAESGEVRIDGRPATGWTPPELALRRSVLPQSAALSFPFPVEDVVRMGRAPWSGTDREDEDDPAVAEAMAATEVTEFAARPFSALSGGERARVALARVLAQRAPLLLLDEPTAALDLRHQELVLRICRERAAAGDAVVVVLHDLGLAAAYSDRAAVLHHGRIAVVGPPAEVFTGELLGEVYRQPVEVFPHPRTGAPLVVPKRAA
- the efeO gene encoding iron uptake system protein EfeO; this translates as MRPVRSSVVTAVAAVAALTAVTGCAEKSDGKGDGAVQVVAKDDSCEVSKTKLPAGHVELAVENKGSKVTEVYVLFPDDRIVTERENIGPGTKANITAEMKAGSYEVACKPGMKGKGIRRKIEVTGGAAAKRSPEMDRAVAGYRTYVQAQADETLPKVKVFTEAVAAGDIEAAKKAYAESRIGWERTEPVAESFGDIDPKVDVREDGLEAGQKWTGWHRLEKALWQDKKLGAEEKALAPVLYKDLADWQNRVGRADITPTSMANGAKELLDEVATGKVTGEEERYSHTDLVDFKANVEGAEQSYQLLKPIASKNDAALTASLDKRFAALNTLLDKYRADRNAYDFTSYEKVGKADRKELSDAVNALAEPLSKLAAAVTK
- the efeB gene encoding iron uptake transporter deferrochelatase/peroxidase subunit, which encodes MAESVDPGDVVAEGAGPPSRRRLLGWGGAGLALGAVAAGGTVAAVRPGGGSEPAADSGAAVPFHGEHQAGIATAVQDRLHFAAFDVTTRDRAELVALLKEWTRAAERMTAGHAVGEGAYGGLAEAPPDDTGEALGLKPSRLTLTVGFGPSLFTKGRFGLEDRRPDALTDLPKFPGDNLEAARSGGDLCVQACADDPQVAVHAIRNLARIGMGRTAIRWSQLGFGKTSSTTPGAQTPRNMMGFKDGTRNISGDDTAALDRHVWVGAKDDAGWMTGGSYLVARRIRMHIETWDRAPLQEQEDIFGRDKGEGAPVGRAKERDEPFLKAMLPTAHVRLAHPDSNGGATILRRGYSFTDGTDGLGRLDAGLFFIAYQRDVRKGFIPVQRGLAAHDALNEYIQHVGSAVFAVPPGVRDKDDWWGRTLFS
- the efeU gene encoding iron uptake transporter permease EfeU, whose amino-acid sequence is MFSNFLIGLREGLEASLVVCILVAYLVKTGNRSKLPPIWFGVGIAIVVSLAFGAGLEFGSQEMTFKAQEALGGSLSIVAVGLVTWMVFWMRRTARHLKTELHGKLDAALAMGTGALVATAFLAVGREGLETSLFVWRAVHAADDGWHPMVGALLGILAAVVLGWLFYRGALRINLAKFFTWTGGMLVVVAAGVLAYGVHDLQEAEFLGGLRNTAFDISSTIPPDSWYGTLLKGTFNFQPDPTVLQVTVWVLYLVPTLALFLAPVGFGRSVGATDQKAQKATDEKAEAGSADGAARGGDGAGRDGERVRDDSRRAGSRAGGDEG
- a CDS encoding bifunctional DNA primase/polymerase, which gives rise to MGADSGRYRGTESRISQWLRRRPKERRSEADESAAREALLLAVAEAGMPIAPAAHPSGYRCSCERVGCPTPARHPISFAWQTQSTTDRAQIERWAAGQPLANFITATGLIHDVLDVPLTAGRQALERLLAAGIEVGPVAQSGEDRMLFFAATRGTPEDEDEWWPCELDCHPETMDEHPGLRWHCRGSYVLLPPARLPGELDVHWIRGPENPLPDPLTLLETLTDACAQYADTADQSDLDHDAVAWPLSR
- a CDS encoding small ribosomal subunit Rsm22 family protein, with the protein product MNVTLSTADALRSALAGLLDGLPPSQAAQAVDRLIASYRGTTPTDAPVLRDRSDVVAYAAYRMPATFEAVRAALDALREAAPGWVPADHTDIGGGTGAATWAVAGAWEGPATTVLDWSEPALALGRELAGTSGVPALEAARWQRARIGAGPELAPTDLVTVSYVLKELTPAARTSLVTAAARAARAVVIVEPGTPDGYARIIEARDLLIAAGLRVAAPCPHDAACPIEPGTDWCHFSARVSRSSLHRQVKGGSLSYEDEKFSYVVATRFDPEPVRARVTRKPQIRKGQVLLDLCTRDEALRRDTVTKRHGALYREARDIAWGDGWPPRTEDGEAGEAGDPV
- a CDS encoding multidrug effflux MFS transporter, giving the protein MPDNGASRDQRAHISTCENAVADRTTDAFGPGTPEAHVAPEGTSVPVPDPPGDLSRPGTAATTKAPDVAARRAGLLVTMVLGGLTALPPLSMDMYLPALPEVTDVLHAPAATVQLTLTACLAGMALGQLVVGPMSDRWGRRRPLLLGMLVYIVATAICAFAPSAELLIGFRLLQGLAGAAGIVIARAVVRDLYDGVEMARFFSTLMLISGVAPVVAPLIGGQVLRITDWRGIFVVLTVVGVLLTLVVWKWLHETLPPEQRHSGGVGDALRTMRGLLADRVFTGYTVAGGLAFAVLFAYISASPFVVQEIYGASPQTFSILFGVNSIGLIIVGQINGKFLVGRFDLDKVLAVGLAAIVLAAGALLLMTAGVFGEMGLVPISIGLFVLMSAMGLAAPNTNAQALMRTKHAAGSASALIGTSSFLIGAVASPLVGIAGEHTAVPMAVVQLVCALGAVASFVGLCRPWQHQTSRTTAAR